Proteins encoded by one window of Musa acuminata AAA Group cultivar baxijiao chromosome BXJ2-9, Cavendish_Baxijiao_AAA, whole genome shotgun sequence:
- the LOC135622471 gene encoding histone H2B-like, giving the protein MAPKAEKKPAEKKPAAAEKPAVDKEKKSVAEKAPAEKKPKAGKRIPSSKDGAGSAGDKKRRKAKKGTETYKIYIFKVLKQVHPDIGISSKAMSIMNSFINDIFEKLAQEASRLARYNKKPTITSREIQTSVRLVLPGELAKHAVSEGTKAVTKFTSS; this is encoded by the coding sequence ATGGCGCCCAAGGCCGAGAAGAAGCCGGCGGAGAAGAAGCCTGCCGCCGCCGAGAAGCCGGCCGTGGATAAGGAGAAGAAGTCTGTGGCCGAGAAGGCCCCAGCTGAGAAGAAGCCCAAGGCCGGGAAGCGCATCCCGTCCTCCAAGGACGGCGCGGGTTCGGCCGGCGACAAGAAAAGGAGGAAGGCGAAGAAGGGGACGGAGACCTACAAGATCTACATCTTCAAGGTGCTCAAGCAGGTCCACCCGGACATCGGCATCTCCAGCAAGGCCATGTCCATCATGAACTCCTTCATCAACGACATCTTCGAGAAGCTCGCCCAGGAGGCCTCCCGCCTCGCCCGCTATAACAAGAAGCCCACCATCACGTCTCGCGAGATCCAGACCTCCGTCCGCCTCGTCCTCCCCGGTGAGCTCGCCAAGCACGCCGTCTCTGAGGGCACCAAGGCCGTCACCAAGTTCACCAGCTCTTGA
- the LOC135623974 gene encoding UDP-glucosyltransferase 29-like, with amino-acid sequence MDSTGDHYGLRVVMLPWLAHGHASPFLELAKRLSRHDVFVHFCSTPANLVSMREQFDANAFPSIRLVELQLPALPGLPPDLHTTKHLPSHLMPTLKQAFDLAEPDFGLLLQALHPDLLIYDFLQPWAPLSAHRRNIPAIQFLTTAASSAAFFCHCIKRPTEEFPFPAMSLGVKENLEHIATMNRFANGMSDGERFLRCMDRSSGFIAIRTFREIEAKYIDYLSCVLDKEVVPVGPLVPDDDDDDDGSSGRDRLTDQDRETERSIMSWLGAKEKSSVVLATFGSEYFMCKEEMREVARGLELSGLSFIWVVRFPKDGILPTVAGDSSSWATALPSGFVERVVKGEGRGLVVEGWAPQRKILSHPGVGGFLTHCGWSSVVEAMKYGVPIIALPLQLDQPPNAKLVEELGVGMAVTKGKGVLGEFEGEEVAKGIRDVVVGEQGESVRRKARQMARVISRRDDEEIKVLVEKMAALGEAAKRDGREVI; translated from the coding sequence ATGGATTCAACAGGCGATCACTACGGCCTTCGCGTGGTCATGCTACCATGGCTCGCCCATGGCCACGCCTCGCCCTTCCTGGAGCTCGCCAAGCGCTTGTCACGCCACGACGTGTTCGTCCACTTCTGCTCCACTCCCGCCAACCTCGTCTCCATGCGCGAACAGTTCGACGCCAATGCCTTCCCTTCCATCCGGCTGGTGGAGCTCCAACTGCCCGCACTCCCCGGTCTCCCGCCTGACCTCCACACCACCAAACACCTCCCGTCCCACCTGATGCCCACCCTCAAGCAGGCCTTCGACCTCGCGGAGCCCGACTTCGGGCTCCTCCTCCAAGCCTTGCACCCCGACCTGCTCATCTACGACTTCCTCCAACCTTGGGCGCCCCTCTCGGCGCACCGCCGCAACATCCCGGCCATCCAGTTCCTCACCACCGCCGCTTCCTCCGCGGCCTTCTTCTGCCACTGCATCAAACGACCGACCGAAGAGTTTCCGTTCCCGGCCATGTCGCTGGGCGTGAAGGAGAACCTGGAACACATTGCCACGATGAACCGGTTTGCCAACGGCATGTCGGACGGGGAGCGCTTCCTCCGCTGCATGGACCGCTCCTCGGGCTTCATCGCCATCAGGACGTTCCGGGAGATCGAGGCCAAGTACATCGACTACTTGTCCTGCGTGCTGGACAAGGAGGTCGTGCCCGTGGGGCCTCTTGTtccggacgacgacgacgacgacgacggtagCAGCGGGCGGGATCGCCTGACGGACCAGGACCGCGAGACCGAGCGGTCGATCATGTCGTGGCTGGGCGCCAAGGAGAAGTCCTCCGTCGTGCTCGCAACGTTCGGCAGCGAGTACTTCATGTGCAAGGAGGAGATGCGGGAGGTAGCGCGCGGGTTGGAACTCAGCGGGTTGAGCTTTATCTGGGTGGTGAGGTTCCCAAAGGACGGAATCCTCCCCACGGTTGCCGGCGATAGTAGCTCGTGGGCTACTGCTCTGCCGAGCGGTTTTGTGGAGAGGGTCGTGAAGGGGGAAGGCAGGGGATTGGTGGTGGAGGGGTGGGCGCCGCAGAGAAAGATCCTGTCCCACCCAGGCGTGGGCGGCTTCCTCACCCACTGCGGGTGGAGCTCGGTGGTGGAGGCCATGAAGTATGGGGTGCCCATCATCGCGCTCCCGCTGCAGCTGGACCAGCCCCCGAACGCCAAGTTGGTGGAGGAGCTCGGGGTGGGGATGGCGGTAACGAAAGGGAAGGGCGTGCTCGGCGAGTTCGAGGGCGAGGAGGTGGCCAAGGGGATCCGGGACGTGGTGGTCGGCGAGCAAGGGGAGAGCGTGAGGAGGAAGGCGCGGCAGATGGCCCGCGTCATAAGCCGAAGGGACGACGAGGAGATCAAGGTGTTGGTGGAAAAGATGGCGGCGCTTGGCGAGGCGGCGAAGAGAGATGGGAGGGAGGTGATTTGA
- the LOC135622469 gene encoding elongator complex protein 1-like isoform X2 produces the protein MDSHSINHFESSISWRGDGRFYATISGVYDSFSLQKLRVWERESGDLYSSSEFRKFMGTSLDWMPSGAKVATICDRKNENKCPLVVLFEKNGLERNSFPIDGPVEATVEILKWNCNSDLLSASVIGDEYDSIKIWSFSNNHWYLKKDIRYPKKDRVRYIWDPSKPLHLISWTLCGKIIAYNFLWSTAVTETSIALVIDNSNVLVTPLSLSLVPPPMSLFNLKFSCAVQDISFFFKNSKNYVAACLSNSDLCVVELPRMDLWDQFEGEVFNIEACQADSALDTFMHLTWLDSHVLLGVSSLGSHSCSASLGKYVLAQKQKQPHGYLLQEIELVCSENSVPESVSSSGWHAKISKLRSFEEPIIAIAPIPNKKFSAFIQFHGGSVVEYSSSNVMIPEHSYLHEFKSEHGFSSSCPWMKAVLVRDNGTLKHLIFGLDDNGRLHFGRRILCKNCSSFSFYSTTCSVSEQVVTHLLLTTKHDLLIIVSMDDVLHGNPETKIDGYSSSNNHAEENKDLVRIWERGAKLIGVIHGDEAAVILQTNRGSLECIYPRKLVLVSIINALVQGRFKDAMLMVRRHRIDFNVIVDYYGWKAFLKSAKEFVCQVDNLGHITEFVSSIKNENVISTLYKAYISLPASNETTSGHTESVHMESKISSVLLAVRRALEEQIPEKPARELCILTTLARSEPPALEEALNRIKVIRELELLRVDDGRRKSYPSAEESLKHLLWLTDPEAVYEAALGLYDLNLAAIVALNSQKDPKEFLPFLKGLEELPPPVMRYTIDLRLHRYESALKHIVLAGDDYYEDCMNLLKNNPELFPLGLQLFSDPVKRLQILEAWGDHLNAEKCFEDAARIYLSCSSLQKAQRAYRACADWRGVFTVAGLLKLGKGEVLLLANDLCEEFRALGKPAEAAKISLEYLKDFARAVDYLIMSREWEEALRIACMQEELDLLTPVKDACVECATALTSEYNEGFEKVGKYSARYLAVRQRRILFAAKIQSEDRSVNDADYDTLSESSTTFSEMSAYTTRTARESSASISSSKASKARAMRHQRHKGGKIRPGSPGEELALVEYLKGMSLTESSQRELKSLVVTLIMLGLEEIARKLQSAADAYQISQQAAVRLAEDTVTNDVLDENTHTLENYMKRLKALYVKALPRLSKALLPPLQVHELFEC, from the exons ATGGATAGTCACTCCATCAATCATTTTGAGAGCTCCATTTCTTGGCGAGGAGATGGAAGGTTCTATGCTACCATAAGTGGAGTTTATGACTCTTTTTCTTTGCAAAAGCTTAGGGTTTGGGAACGTGAATCTGGAGACTTATATTCTTCTTCAGAGTTTAGGAAGTTCATGGGAACATCCTTGGATTGGATGCCAAGTGGAGCTAAAGTGGCAACCATATGTGACAGGAAGAATGAAAATAAATGTCCTCTGGTAGTACTTTTTGAGAAAAATGGATTGGAGAGGAACTCCTTTCCAATTGACGGGCCAGTGGAAGCAACAGTTGAAATATTAAAATGGAATTGCAATTCTGACCTGCTTTCTGCTTCTGTTATTGGTGATGAGTATGATAGTATCAAAATTTGGTCCTTCAGCAACAACCACTGGTActtaaagaaagacataagatatCCAAAGAAAGACAGAGTGAGGTATATCTGGGATCCATCAAAGCCATTGCATTTGATTAGTTGGACACTGTGTGGAAAGATCATAGCCTACAACTTTCTCTGGTCAACTGCTGTTACTGAGACATCGATAGCATTGGTTATTGATAACTCCAATGTGCTAGTTACTCCTCTTTCACTTTCCCTCGTGCCACCTCCCATGTCCCTTTTCAATCTGAAGTTTTCTTGTGCTGTTCaggatatttctttcttttttaagaaCTCAAAGAATTATGTAGCTGCATGCTTGTCTAACAGTGATTTATGTGTAGTGGAGCTTCCTAGGATGGATTTATGGGATCAGTTTGAAGGAGAAGTATTCAACATTGAAGCTTGTCAAGCTGATTCAGCATTGGACACCTTTATGCATCTCACGTGGTTGGATTCACATGTTCTGCTTGGTGTATCTTCTTTGGGATCTCACAGTTGTTCAGCATCATTAGGgaaatatgttcttgctcaaaaacAGAAGCAACCCCATGGTTACTTGTTGCAGGAGATTGAACTTGTATGTTCTGAGAATTCTGTACCTGAATCAGTTAGTTCTTCAGGTTGGCATGCAAAGATCTCGAAGTTAAGGTCTTTTGAAGAACCTATCATCGCTATTGCCCCCATTCCAAACAAAAAATTTTCAGCCTTTATTCAGTTTCATGGAGGATCAGTTGTGGAGTATTCTTCTTCCAATGTGATGATACCTGAACATTCATATCTTCATGAATTTAAATCTGAGCATGGTTTTTCATCCTCATGCCCTTGGATGAAAGCAGTCCTTGTTCGTGATAATGGCACTTTAAAACACTTGATTTTTGGGCTTGATGATAATGGCAGACTGCATTTTGGGAGGAGAATATTATGTAAAAACTGCAGTAGTTTCTCATTTTACTCCACCACTTGCAGTGTTTCTGAGCAAGTGGTCACACACTTGCTTCTTACCACCAAGCACGATCTTCTAATTATTGTCAGCATGGATGATGTTTTACATGGAAATCCAGAAACAAAAATTGATGGATACAGTAGTTCTAACAACCATGCAGAGGAAAATAAAGACTTGGTGCGTATATGGGAAAGAGGTGCAAAACTGATTGGGGTAATTCATGGGGATGAAGCAGCAGTCATACTACAAACTAATCGAGGTAGCTTAGAATGTATCTATCCAAGAAAATTGGTTCTTGTGTCAATCATTAATGCTCTGGTTCAAGGGCGGTTCAAGGATGCAATGCTCATGGTAAGGAGACATAGGATAGATTTCAACGTCATTGTTGACTACTATGGCTGGAAAGCTTTTCTTAAATCAGCTAAAGAGTTTGTCTGTCAAGTAGATAATCTTGGCCATATAACAGAGTTTGTCTCTTCAATCAAGAATGAGAATGTGATTAGCACTCTCTACAAGGCCTATATTTCACTGCCTGCTTCCAATGAGACCACATCTGGACACACTGAAAGTGTTCACATGGAGAGCAAGATTTCTAGTGTTTTATTAGCTGTGCGGAGAGCCCTAGAAGAACAAATACCGGAAAAACCTGCTAGAGAGCTCTGTATATTGACTACTTTAGCTCGCAGTGAACCTCCAGCTTTGGAGGAAGCACTGAATAGAATAAAAGTAATCCGAGAATTGGAACTATTGAGGGTTGATGATGGTAGGCGAAAGTCATATCCTTCTGCTGAAGAATCTCTAAAGCATCTGCTATGGTTGACGGACCCTGAGGCTGTTTATGAAGCTGCTTTAGGCTTGTACGATCTTAACCTTGCTGCCATTGTAGCATTAAACTCACAAAAAGATCCAAAGGAATTTCTTCCCTTTCTCAAAGGACTTGAAGAATTGCCCCCTCCTGTTATGAGATATACAATCGATCTAAGACTGCATAGGTATGAGAGCGCACTAAAACATATTGTCTTGGCAGGTGATGATTATTACGAAGATTGCATGAACCTTCTGAAGAATAACCCTGAACTTTTTCCACTCGGCCTTCAGTTATTTTCTGACCCTGTCAAGAGATTACAGATCCTAGAGGCATGGGGTGACCATCTTAATGCTGAAAAATGCTTTGAAGATGCTGCTAGGATCTATTTAAGTTGCTCATCACTTCAGAAAGCTCAAAGGGCATATCGTGCTTGTGCTGATTGGAGAGGTGTATTTACAGTAGCTGGTCTCCTTAAACTAGGAAAAGGAGAGGTTCTACTACTAGCAAATGATCTTTGTGAAGAATTTCGAGCACTTGGGAAGCCAGCTGAGGCTGCTAAAATTTCGCTTGAGTATTTAAAGGATTTTGCCAGAGCCGTTGATTATTTAATAATGTCACGAGAGTGGGAAGAGGCTCTCAGAATTGCCTGTATGCAAGAAGAGCTGGATTTGCTCACCCCTGTGAAGGATGCATGTGTAGAATGTGCCACTGCATTGACCTCTGAATACAACGAGGGGTTCGAGAAAGTAGGGAAATATTCTGCCCGCTATCTAGCTGTACGCCAGAGAAGAATACTATTTGCAGCTAAGATTCAATCAGAGGACAGGTCCGTAAATGATGCTGATTATGATACTCTTTCAGAAAGCAGCACTACTTTCAGCGAAATGAGTGCATACACCACAAG GACAGCAAGGGAATCAAGTGCTTCCATCAGCTCAAGTAAAGCCAGTAAGGCTCGTGCGATGAGACATCAAAGACATAAAGGTGGAAAGATTCGTCCTGGAAG CCCTGGAGAGGAGCTGGCACTAGTGGAGTATTTGAAGGGCATGTCCCTCACTGAGAGCAGCCAACGTGAACTTAAATCCCTCGTTGTAACTCTTATAATGCTTGGTTTGGAGGAAATTGCCCGTAAGCTTCAATCCGCTGCAGATGCGTATCAAATATCTCAGCAGGCAGCTGTAAGACTAGCCGAAGATACAGTGACAAATGATGTGTTAGATGAGAACACCCATACCTTAGAAAATTACATGAAAAGGTTGAAAGCTCTGTATGTAAAGGCTCTTCCTCGGCTATCTAAAGCGCTGTTACCACCGTTGCAG GTGCATGAGCTTTTTGAATGCTAA
- the LOC135622469 gene encoding elongator complex protein 1-like isoform X1, which yields MKNLKLSSQFSRDLELQFEGETLLLSAFDIERNRVFFASSANVVYTLQLPLSHDSSSEAEPLPLEPGDHITAMDYLMEKEALILGSSGGCLLLYNVDMKTTEIVGEVKGGVKSLVSSPDGALLAVTSGSGQLLVMTYEWEVQYEIPLDPQLSDNVNVSDMDSHSINHFESSISWRGDGRFYATISGVYDSFSLQKLRVWERESGDLYSSSEFRKFMGTSLDWMPSGAKVATICDRKNENKCPLVVLFEKNGLERNSFPIDGPVEATVEILKWNCNSDLLSASVIGDEYDSIKIWSFSNNHWYLKKDIRYPKKDRVRYIWDPSKPLHLISWTLCGKIIAYNFLWSTAVTETSIALVIDNSNVLVTPLSLSLVPPPMSLFNLKFSCAVQDISFFFKNSKNYVAACLSNSDLCVVELPRMDLWDQFEGEVFNIEACQADSALDTFMHLTWLDSHVLLGVSSLGSHSCSASLGKYVLAQKQKQPHGYLLQEIELVCSENSVPESVSSSGWHAKISKLRSFEEPIIAIAPIPNKKFSAFIQFHGGSVVEYSSSNVMIPEHSYLHEFKSEHGFSSSCPWMKAVLVRDNGTLKHLIFGLDDNGRLHFGRRILCKNCSSFSFYSTTCSVSEQVVTHLLLTTKHDLLIIVSMDDVLHGNPETKIDGYSSSNNHAEENKDLVRIWERGAKLIGVIHGDEAAVILQTNRGSLECIYPRKLVLVSIINALVQGRFKDAMLMVRRHRIDFNVIVDYYGWKAFLKSAKEFVCQVDNLGHITEFVSSIKNENVISTLYKAYISLPASNETTSGHTESVHMESKISSVLLAVRRALEEQIPEKPARELCILTTLARSEPPALEEALNRIKVIRELELLRVDDGRRKSYPSAEESLKHLLWLTDPEAVYEAALGLYDLNLAAIVALNSQKDPKEFLPFLKGLEELPPPVMRYTIDLRLHRYESALKHIVLAGDDYYEDCMNLLKNNPELFPLGLQLFSDPVKRLQILEAWGDHLNAEKCFEDAARIYLSCSSLQKAQRAYRACADWRGVFTVAGLLKLGKGEVLLLANDLCEEFRALGKPAEAAKISLEYLKDFARAVDYLIMSREWEEALRIACMQEELDLLTPVKDACVECATALTSEYNEGFEKVGKYSARYLAVRQRRILFAAKIQSEDRSVNDADYDTLSESSTTFSEMSAYTTRTARESSASISSSKASKARAMRHQRHKGGKIRPGSPGEELALVEYLKGMSLTESSQRELKSLVVTLIMLGLEEIARKLQSAADAYQISQQAAVRLAEDTVTNDVLDENTHTLENYMKRLKALYVKALPRLSKALLPPLQVHELFEC from the exons ATGAAGAACCTGAAACTCTCGTCGCAGTTCTCGCGGGATCTGGAGTTGCAGTTCGAGGGGGAAACCCTTCTGCTTTCCGCATTCGACATCGAGCGCAACCGTGTCTTCTTTGCCTCTTCCGCTAATGTCGTCTACACTCTCCAGCTCCCATTGTCTCAT GATTCATCTTCAGAAGCCGAGCCACTACCTTTAGAACCTGGGGACCACATAACTGCGATGGATTATCTGATGGAGAAGGAAGCACTAATACTGGGATCTTCAGGGGGTTGCTTACTACTGTATAATGTCGATATGAAAACAACTGAAATTGTTGGTGAGGTAAAGGGTGGAGTGAAGAGTCTTGTTTCTAGTCCAGATGGAGCTCTTCTGGCTGTAACTTCTGGATCTGGGCAGTTACTAGTCATGACTTACGAGTGGGAAGTACAATATGAAATCCCACTTGACCCTCAACTTTCCGAT AATGTGAATGTAAGTGACATGGATAGTCACTCCATCAATCATTTTGAGAGCTCCATTTCTTGGCGAGGAGATGGAAGGTTCTATGCTACCATAAGTGGAGTTTATGACTCTTTTTCTTTGCAAAAGCTTAGGGTTTGGGAACGTGAATCTGGAGACTTATATTCTTCTTCAGAGTTTAGGAAGTTCATGGGAACATCCTTGGATTGGATGCCAAGTGGAGCTAAAGTGGCAACCATATGTGACAGGAAGAATGAAAATAAATGTCCTCTGGTAGTACTTTTTGAGAAAAATGGATTGGAGAGGAACTCCTTTCCAATTGACGGGCCAGTGGAAGCAACAGTTGAAATATTAAAATGGAATTGCAATTCTGACCTGCTTTCTGCTTCTGTTATTGGTGATGAGTATGATAGTATCAAAATTTGGTCCTTCAGCAACAACCACTGGTActtaaagaaagacataagatatCCAAAGAAAGACAGAGTGAGGTATATCTGGGATCCATCAAAGCCATTGCATTTGATTAGTTGGACACTGTGTGGAAAGATCATAGCCTACAACTTTCTCTGGTCAACTGCTGTTACTGAGACATCGATAGCATTGGTTATTGATAACTCCAATGTGCTAGTTACTCCTCTTTCACTTTCCCTCGTGCCACCTCCCATGTCCCTTTTCAATCTGAAGTTTTCTTGTGCTGTTCaggatatttctttcttttttaagaaCTCAAAGAATTATGTAGCTGCATGCTTGTCTAACAGTGATTTATGTGTAGTGGAGCTTCCTAGGATGGATTTATGGGATCAGTTTGAAGGAGAAGTATTCAACATTGAAGCTTGTCAAGCTGATTCAGCATTGGACACCTTTATGCATCTCACGTGGTTGGATTCACATGTTCTGCTTGGTGTATCTTCTTTGGGATCTCACAGTTGTTCAGCATCATTAGGgaaatatgttcttgctcaaaaacAGAAGCAACCCCATGGTTACTTGTTGCAGGAGATTGAACTTGTATGTTCTGAGAATTCTGTACCTGAATCAGTTAGTTCTTCAGGTTGGCATGCAAAGATCTCGAAGTTAAGGTCTTTTGAAGAACCTATCATCGCTATTGCCCCCATTCCAAACAAAAAATTTTCAGCCTTTATTCAGTTTCATGGAGGATCAGTTGTGGAGTATTCTTCTTCCAATGTGATGATACCTGAACATTCATATCTTCATGAATTTAAATCTGAGCATGGTTTTTCATCCTCATGCCCTTGGATGAAAGCAGTCCTTGTTCGTGATAATGGCACTTTAAAACACTTGATTTTTGGGCTTGATGATAATGGCAGACTGCATTTTGGGAGGAGAATATTATGTAAAAACTGCAGTAGTTTCTCATTTTACTCCACCACTTGCAGTGTTTCTGAGCAAGTGGTCACACACTTGCTTCTTACCACCAAGCACGATCTTCTAATTATTGTCAGCATGGATGATGTTTTACATGGAAATCCAGAAACAAAAATTGATGGATACAGTAGTTCTAACAACCATGCAGAGGAAAATAAAGACTTGGTGCGTATATGGGAAAGAGGTGCAAAACTGATTGGGGTAATTCATGGGGATGAAGCAGCAGTCATACTACAAACTAATCGAGGTAGCTTAGAATGTATCTATCCAAGAAAATTGGTTCTTGTGTCAATCATTAATGCTCTGGTTCAAGGGCGGTTCAAGGATGCAATGCTCATGGTAAGGAGACATAGGATAGATTTCAACGTCATTGTTGACTACTATGGCTGGAAAGCTTTTCTTAAATCAGCTAAAGAGTTTGTCTGTCAAGTAGATAATCTTGGCCATATAACAGAGTTTGTCTCTTCAATCAAGAATGAGAATGTGATTAGCACTCTCTACAAGGCCTATATTTCACTGCCTGCTTCCAATGAGACCACATCTGGACACACTGAAAGTGTTCACATGGAGAGCAAGATTTCTAGTGTTTTATTAGCTGTGCGGAGAGCCCTAGAAGAACAAATACCGGAAAAACCTGCTAGAGAGCTCTGTATATTGACTACTTTAGCTCGCAGTGAACCTCCAGCTTTGGAGGAAGCACTGAATAGAATAAAAGTAATCCGAGAATTGGAACTATTGAGGGTTGATGATGGTAGGCGAAAGTCATATCCTTCTGCTGAAGAATCTCTAAAGCATCTGCTATGGTTGACGGACCCTGAGGCTGTTTATGAAGCTGCTTTAGGCTTGTACGATCTTAACCTTGCTGCCATTGTAGCATTAAACTCACAAAAAGATCCAAAGGAATTTCTTCCCTTTCTCAAAGGACTTGAAGAATTGCCCCCTCCTGTTATGAGATATACAATCGATCTAAGACTGCATAGGTATGAGAGCGCACTAAAACATATTGTCTTGGCAGGTGATGATTATTACGAAGATTGCATGAACCTTCTGAAGAATAACCCTGAACTTTTTCCACTCGGCCTTCAGTTATTTTCTGACCCTGTCAAGAGATTACAGATCCTAGAGGCATGGGGTGACCATCTTAATGCTGAAAAATGCTTTGAAGATGCTGCTAGGATCTATTTAAGTTGCTCATCACTTCAGAAAGCTCAAAGGGCATATCGTGCTTGTGCTGATTGGAGAGGTGTATTTACAGTAGCTGGTCTCCTTAAACTAGGAAAAGGAGAGGTTCTACTACTAGCAAATGATCTTTGTGAAGAATTTCGAGCACTTGGGAAGCCAGCTGAGGCTGCTAAAATTTCGCTTGAGTATTTAAAGGATTTTGCCAGAGCCGTTGATTATTTAATAATGTCACGAGAGTGGGAAGAGGCTCTCAGAATTGCCTGTATGCAAGAAGAGCTGGATTTGCTCACCCCTGTGAAGGATGCATGTGTAGAATGTGCCACTGCATTGACCTCTGAATACAACGAGGGGTTCGAGAAAGTAGGGAAATATTCTGCCCGCTATCTAGCTGTACGCCAGAGAAGAATACTATTTGCAGCTAAGATTCAATCAGAGGACAGGTCCGTAAATGATGCTGATTATGATACTCTTTCAGAAAGCAGCACTACTTTCAGCGAAATGAGTGCATACACCACAAG GACAGCAAGGGAATCAAGTGCTTCCATCAGCTCAAGTAAAGCCAGTAAGGCTCGTGCGATGAGACATCAAAGACATAAAGGTGGAAAGATTCGTCCTGGAAG CCCTGGAGAGGAGCTGGCACTAGTGGAGTATTTGAAGGGCATGTCCCTCACTGAGAGCAGCCAACGTGAACTTAAATCCCTCGTTGTAACTCTTATAATGCTTGGTTTGGAGGAAATTGCCCGTAAGCTTCAATCCGCTGCAGATGCGTATCAAATATCTCAGCAGGCAGCTGTAAGACTAGCCGAAGATACAGTGACAAATGATGTGTTAGATGAGAACACCCATACCTTAGAAAATTACATGAAAAGGTTGAAAGCTCTGTATGTAAAGGCTCTTCCTCGGCTATCTAAAGCGCTGTTACCACCGTTGCAG GTGCATGAGCTTTTTGAATGCTAA
- the LOC135622470 gene encoding actin-depolymerizing factor 7-like yields MRSPQETVTEPTEDVECTHLIWFVILPSPPFSLVRFLDCRHRSLRCYAATLEMANAASGMAVNDDCKLKFLELKAKRTYRFIVFKIDEKQKEVVVETVGEPSSNYDDFAAALPTDECRYAIYDFDFVTEENCQKSKIFFIAWSPDSSRVRSKMLYASSKDRFKGELDGIQVELQATDPTEMGLDVFRSRAN; encoded by the exons ATGAGAAGTCCTCAAGAGACCGTAACCGAGCCAACGGAAGACGTAGAGTGTACCCATCTCATTTGGTTTGTGATCCTCCCGAGCCCTCCTTTTTCTCTCGTTCGATTCCTGGATTGTCGCCACCGATCTCTTCGCTGTTACGCCGCCACCCTAGAAATG GCAAACGCGGCGTCCGGAATGGCCGTCAATGATGATTGCAAGCTCAAATTCTTGGAGTTGAAGGCCAAAAGAACTTACCGTTTCATAGTATTCAAGATCGACGAGAAGCAGAAGGAAGTGGTCGTGGAGACGGTCGGCGAGCCCTCTTCGAACTACGATGATTTTGCTGCCGCTCTCCCGACCGATGAATGTAGATATGCCATATATGACTTCGATTTCGTGACCGAAGAGAACTGCCAGAAGAGTAAGATCTTTTTTATCGCATG GTCCCCTGATTCCTCGAGAGTGCGCAGTAAGATGCTTTATGCAAGCTCCAAGGACCGATTCAAGGGGGAGTTAGATGGTATCCAGGTCGAACTGCAAGCAACTGATCCTACGGAGATGGGCCTTGACGTCTTTAGAAGCCGTGCAAATTGA